Genomic window (Helianthus annuus cultivar XRQ/B chromosome 3, HanXRQr2.0-SUNRISE, whole genome shotgun sequence):
ctcattttccagaatgtgtttagtttacccatactatacaagtattcaagcttgtcgggtctaaatcacattctatcccggttTCCGTTTAGTCTACCGGTTAGGTCcgtaaggtttctttctagctagtcggtttaagtctttgacttaagtaaagacccgttagcattctaatagATAATAAACCTTCTATATAGATTTATAGCATCCGGTAAAAAGTATCTTTCAAGAACTTTAGGAATTTACTGCTACaacaggtaaatacttttaacttattttccctatacgggcttgggataaggtatattaataccgcttggtcgggtatgggattattatgtcggattgtgatttaataaatccgcataacccgttttaatctgtattgtttgataacataaacatttgggggttaacgaccgtgtcctggatatccttggctcatttaaattattaatggccacgacctatgcacggggtgcaggcatgcacctgacagatgcaaatgctaaatattaatttacccacaagttggggataactcctctgtgagttctataagtggtgagtcagttaatcaagTCCGGCTTAtaaaccggccccacatgtatgacaaatatgtaaaactgtatacaagattttaataaaattgtcccaagttataaaggatttgtgccttgtgcatttaaaccaaatTTTCTTAATCgctttcaaaatgagtcagttaaattgtatttaccagtgtatactgacgtattttcctaaagattgaattgacaggtacttatcgaaataggctggagctatagggtgttgtagaggatcttgcaaatcccatagatacccggagtctgtagtttttgtttctttgtactttatgatccgcctgtggatcttattacattccagtctgtattattcttgtactcgaacatcgacagacagtatggtttgtaatagtttatttaccagccttccgctgtgctatatatTTGTGTatgttgacaatgatgatatcaactacgtcacaataccccccaccgggcccaccggtaatacgtggaattattggggtgtgacaggttggtatcagagccaacattgagcgaattaaacactaaccttctgtgtttaatctcaatgacacaataagcacattccttagactctcgagtctaggcaaatgacctaggGTGCATCTTTATATTTCCTACGCTAttattctgttttgttttattttgtttactTGTTTCAACAGGAAGTTTACCATCATGCCTTCGAGACTAAGAGGACGTGGCAAGGGTCCCATGCGTGGAGGACCGTCATCTGCAGGACCATCTCACAGACGCACTCCATCGGCGTCTTTTTCCACCTCCGACTCCCACGATATGTGGGGTCAACCCTTCGAGCCGGCAAGACACTCAGTCTCgctcagctcttcaccatcttttcATCCGTCTTTCGGACCATTTGCTCCAAATGAGCCCGAACACTCTCACCATTCGGACCAATCTCACCATTCGCATGAATCATACCCACCGCATAACTCTTTGCAATCTCATTCATTTCATCATTCTGAATCCCCCTACTCTCCAAGACAATTCAACCCAGCCGACTATGTGAACGACTTCCTTGGCTATAACCCATTGGGCCCTGAGGACCATTTCTCTCAGGAAATGGAAATGGATGATGACCCTGACCCGGAGATGCAAACAGGAACCCCGGGCCACCCTATCAGCATATCTAGTGGGTCTCCGTTCCAGGGATCTCCTTATCGTGGACCCGACTCCTTCCAAGAGAGGATGGCTACCTATGACTGGTTCTTTACTCCATCTTATCATAGCTCTCCGGCTCAACCACCTTTAGATGATCCTCAACTTCAAGctgtctcaccaccaccacccccggTAGAGGAGCCACCGCAGCagccaccacaaccacctccCGAGCCTCCGAGGCGAAGGAGGAACGCTCGCATGTCCGTTAGAGGAGGACCCCGTTTCAGTTCTCCTCGAGGGTCGAGTTCCTATCCCCCTATTCCAGAGGACCCTCAAATGGGTGGGCCCTCAAATGCGGCACCAGAGGCTGATCCTCCGCAAGCTTCTTATGCACCACCTATGCCGCCTGTGGGATTTGATAACCCAATTCCAACGTACCCAGGTTCTTCCGGGTACAATCCTTATGGAGACACGTCGGGATATCCATTGGGCTATGGAACTCATGACCCATATCTTACGGCTGCGCAGTATCATCACCTTTATCCTTCTTCTTACCCTCCTATGCCTCCAACTGACTACCCTATTCAGGGTTATCAATATCCTCCGTATCAGCCACCTCCTTCCCAGCAActac
Coding sequences:
- the LOC110931575 gene encoding extensin-like produces the protein MPVRVKKDWVKSGKGYVYPIVNGVTGKATQVSDTESLRTVGSNGLKSVFAAGEDLSIILIMMVVKKKRQSEKIKRERKGKYLIKSPNEDLKDETKFTIMPSRLRGRGKGPMRGGPSSAGPSHRRTPSASFSTSDSHDMWGQPFEPARHSVSLSSSPSFHPSFGPFAPNEPEHSHHSDQSHHSHESYPPHNSLQSHSFHHSESPYSPRQFNPADYVNDFLGYNPLGPEDHFSQEMEMDDDPDPEMQTGTPGHPISISSGSPFQGSPYRGPDSFQERMATYDWFFTPSYHSSPAQPPLDDPQLQAVSPPPPPVEEPPQQPPQPPPEPPRRRRNARMSVRGGPRFSSPRGSSSYPPIPEDPQMGGPSNAAPEADPPQASYAPPMPPVGFDNPIPTYPGSSGYNPYGDTSGYPLGYGTHDPYLTAAQYHHLYPSSYPPMPPTDYPIQGYQYPPYQPPPSQQLQQQQQNQEILERLDKVEQKTKKNKERHISFMKGLANLIKGKKK